A genomic window from Lotus japonicus ecotype B-129 chromosome 1, LjGifu_v1.2 includes:
- the LOC130728560 gene encoding pentatricopeptide repeat-containing protein At3g29230, which yields MQVSAGVRIPTWFSPRRLLEEKLCTLHRCSNLDLVKQIHAQLLKAHLHQDLYVAPKLIAAFSLCRHISSAVNVFNQVPYPNVHLYNSLIRAHALNGSHPSLTFSTFFHMQREGVYPDNFTYPFLLKACTGPSSLPLVQMIHAHVEKFGFYEDIFVPNSLIDSYSRCGGVGIDGAMRLFSAMEERDAVTWNSMIGGLVRGGDLDGAFKLFDEMPERDMVSWNTMLDGYAKAGEMNKAFELFDRMPQWNIISWSTMVCGYSRAGDMDMARMLFDKCPEKNLVLWTTIISGYAEKGFMKEATVLYDKMEEAGLKPDDGVLISILTACAESGMLGLGKKIHASVQRCRFRCSTKVLNAFIDMYAKCGCLDAAFGIFSKMTGKKDLVSWNSMIHGFGVHGQGEKALELFSSMVHEGFEPDKYTFIGLLCACTHAGLVDKGRNYFNSMEKVYGIVPQIEHYGCMIDLLSRGGHLEEAFELLRSMPVEPNAIVVGTLLGACRMHNDVELARALSEHLFKLVPSDPGNFSLLSNIYAQAGDWMNVASVRLQMKNAGGQKPSGASSIEVEEEVHEFTVFDHSHPKSDDIYQMIGRLVHDLRQVGYVPGIYQ from the coding sequence ATGCAAGTCTCTGCTGGAGTGCGAATTCCGACATGGTTCTCTCCCCGGAGACTCTTGGAGGAGAAGCTCTGCACCCTCCACCGCTGCTCCAACCTCGACCTCGTCAAGCaaatccatgcccaacttctcaAAGCTCATCTTCACCAAGACCTCTACGTTGCTCCCAAGCTCATCGCCGCTTTCTCCCTCTGCCGCCACATCTCCTCCGCCGTCAACGTCTTCAACCAAGTCCCCTACCCAAATGTCCACCTCTACAACTCCCTCATCAGAGCACACGCTCTCAATGGCTCTCATCCTTCGCTTACCTTCTCCACCTTCTTCCACATGCAGAGGGAAGGGGTGTACCCTGATAATTTCACCTACCCTTTTCTTCTCAAGGCTTGTACTGGCCCTTCCTCGCTGCCGCTGGTCCAAATGATTCATGCCCATGTCGAGAAATTTGGTTTTTATGAGGATATCTTTGTGCCCAATTCGTTGATTGATTCTTACTCTAGGTGTGGTGGGGTTGGGATTGATGGGGCGATGAGGTTGTTTTCGGCGATGGAGGAACGGGATGCGGTGACTTGGAACTCTATGATTGGTGGGTTGGTTAGGGGTGGTGATTTGGATGGTGCTTTCAAgctgtttgatgaaatgcctGAGAGAGATATGGTTAGTTGGAACACCATGTTGGATGGGTATGCCAAGGCGGGAGAGATGAATAAGGCTTTTGAGCTGTTTGATAGAATGCCGCAGTGGAATATTATCTCTTGGTCGACGATGGTTTGTGGGTATAGTAGAGCTGGTGATATGGATATGGCAAGGATGTTGTTTGATAAGTGTCCTGAGAAAAATTTGGTGCTTTGGACAACTATCATATCTGGGTATGCTGAGAAGGGGTTCATGAAGGAGGCGACGGTGTTGTATGATAAAATGGAGGAAGCTGGGTTGAAGCCAGATGATGGGGTTTTGATAAGTATTTTGACTGCGTGTGCTGAGTCTGGAATGCTCGGGTTGGGGAAGAAGATTCATGCCTCCGTTCAGAGGTGTAGGTTTAGATGTAGCACTAAGGTTTTAAACGCGTTCATAGATATGTATGCAAAGTGCGGTTGTTTGGACGCTGCCTTTGGCATCTTCAGTAAAATGACGGGAAAGAAAGATCTGGTCTCTTGGAATTCCATGATCCATGGGTTTGGTGTGCATGGACAGGGTGAGAAAGCACTTGAGCTTTTCTCTAGTATGGTACATGAAGGTTTTGAGCCAGATAAATATACATTCATTGGGCTTTTATGTGCTTGCACCCATGCAGGCCTTGTTGATAAAGGGCGTAATTACTTTAATTCAATGGAAAAAGTATATGGGATTGTTCCTCAAATTGAGCATTATGGTTGCATGATAGACCTTCTCAGCCGTGGAGGGCATCTAGAAGAAGCTTTTGAGCTCCTGCGCAGCATGCCTGTGGAACCGAATGCCATTGTAGTGGGTACTCTTTTGGGTGCTTGTCGAATGCATAATGATGTAGAACTTGCAAGAGCCTTAAGTGAGCACCTTTTCAAATTGGTGCCCTCAGATCCTGGAAATTTCTCCCTTCTTTCAAATATTTATGCTCAAGCAGGGGATTGGATGAATGTTGCCAGTGTAAGGTTACAAATGAAGAACGCAGGAGGTCAAAAGCCTTCTGGGGCTAGTTCCATAGAGGTGGAAGAAGAAGTACATGAGTTCACTGTATTTGATCATTCACACCCTAAATCAGACGATATATATCAGATGATTGGCAGATTGGTACATGATCTTAGGCAGGTTGGATATGTTCCAGGGATATATCAATAG
- the LOC130728561 gene encoding uncharacterized protein LOC130728561, translating to MEACFLTHSSFIKTPDQLIPSIRAGSLAYSKSKRPSQQFQSRKVGIPFTVSCCQFSSSSGEDKPIVNADWRSFRAKLVAGEQILKPEVPYTVTDPDTVVDPSPLITIGDKWAHIIHEPERGCLLIATEKLDGVHIFERTVILLLATGPIGPSGIILNRPSLMSIKETRSTAFDVEGTFSNSPLFFGGPLEEGLFLLSPKDGDGGGGGDDAVGKSGVFEEVMKGLYYGAKESVGCASEMVKRDVVGLGDFRFFDGYCGWEKEQLKDEIRAGYWTVAACSPSVVGLGSVGSVGLWDEVLGLMGRRKVK from the exons ATGGAAGCTTGTTTTCTCACCCATAGTTCCTTCATCAAAACGCCAGATCAACTCATTCCTTCAATCAGAGCCGGGTCTCTTGCATACTCAAAGTCAAAGAGACCTTCCCAACAATTCCAGAGCAGAAAAGTAGGGATTCCATTTACTGTATCAT GTTGTCAATTTTCATCCTCATCCGGTGAAGACAAACCAATTGTTAATGCTGATTGGCGATCTTTCCGTGCAAAACTGGTGGCTGGAGAGCAAATTCTAAAGCCTGAGGTGCCTTATACCGTGACTGATCCAGACACTGTTGTGGATCCTTCTCCACTCATCACCATTGGTGATAAATGGGCTCACATAATCCATGAACCTGAAAGGGGTTGCTTACTCATAGCCACAGAGAAGCTTGATGGGGTCCACATTTTTGAACGGACGGTGATCCTCCTTCTAGCAACTGGGCCCATAGGCCCATCAGGGATCATCCTCAACCGTCCATCGCTGATGTCCATCAAGGAGACGAGATCAACGGCTTTCGATGTGGAAGGCACATTTTCCAATAGTCCTTTGTTCTTTGGGGGACCCTTGGAGGAAGGGTTGTTTTTGCTGAGTCCGAAAgacggcgacggtggtggtggcggtgatgaTGCGGTGGGGAAGAGTGGGGTTTTTGAGGAGGTGATGAAGGGGTTGTATTATGGGGCAAAGGAAAGTGTGGGTTGTGCTTCTGAAATGGTGAAGAGGGATGTGGTTGGGCTTGGGGATTTTAGGTTCTTTGATGGGTATTGTGGGTGGGAGAAGGAGCAATTGAAGGATGAAATAAGGGCAGGGTATTGGACAGTGGCTGCATGTAGCCCAAGTGTGGTGGGCTTGGGGAGTGTTGGAAGTGTTGGGCTTTGGGATGAAGTTCTTGGGCTTATGGGCAGAAGGAAGGTCAAGTGA
- the LOC130728562 gene encoding probable mitochondrial saccharopine dehydrogenase-like oxidoreductase At5g39410, with translation MEPDHVNPNPNGGDRFDLIILGASGFTGKYVLREALKFLNNPSSPLTSIAIAGRNPSKLTQALQWASRPNPPPSLPILTADTSDPSSLRALCSKTGLILNCVGPFRLHGEPVVAACAESGCDYLDICGEPEFMERVEAVYHDRAAETGSLVVSACGFDSVPAELGIMFNSRQWVSPAVPNRVEAYVSLESEKSIVGNFATYESAVLGVANANKLQELRRSRPRRARPLIPGPPPSKGETIENQKKIGLWAVKLPSADAAVVRRTLAILKENPNGLTGLNESSEVVEKREAFWSSVKPAHFGVKIGTKSLLGILRIIMVGICIGLLGNTGFGRWLLLKFPSVFSLGWFKKNGPSEEEVEKASFKMWFVGRGFSNVSLASQGNSKPDMEIVTRVTGPEIGYIATPIILIQCALILLSQRRNLPKGGVYPPGIIFGPTDLQERLQQNGISFDMISKTTISS, from the exons ATGGAACCAGACCACGTGAATCCCAATCCCAACGGCGGCGATCGCTTCGACCTCATCATCCTCGGCGCCTCAGGTTTCACCGGAAAATACGTTCTCCGAGAAGCACTCAAATTCCTCAACAACCCTTCTTCACCCCTCACTTCCATTGCCATAGCTGGTCGCAACCCCTCAAAGCTCACCCAAGCCCTGCAATGGGCATCCCGGCCCAACCCTCCTCCGTCTCTCCCCATCCTCACCGCCGACACGTCCGACCCATCATCACTCCGGGCACTCTGCTCCAAGACCGGCCTCATCCTCAACTGCGTCGGCCCCTTCCGCCTCCACGGCGAGCCTGTGGTTGCCGCCTGCGCTGAATCGGGCTGCGACTACCTCGATATCTGCGGCGAGCCGGAGTTTATGGAGCGCGTGGAGGCTGTTTACCATGATCGGGCTGCGGAAACCGGTTCGCTGGTGGTTTCGGCATGTGGGTTTGATTCGGTCCCGGCTGAGCTTGGGATCATGTTCAATTCACGGCAGTGGGTGAGCCCGGCAGTGCCGAACCGGGTTGAGGCGTACGTGAGCTTGGAATCTGAGAAGAGTATTGTGGGGAACTTTGCTACCTATGAGTCTGCGGTTCTGGGTGTGGCCAATGCTAACAAGTTGCAGGAACTCAGAAGGTCCAGGCCTAGAAGAGCTAGGCCTCTG ATACCTGGGCCACCTCCTTCTAAAGGAGAAACTATAGAAAACCAGAAGAAAATTGGCCTTTGGGCAGTAAAGCTACCTTCAGCAGATGCAGCTGTTGTTCGAAGAACACTTGCAATTCTAAAAGAAAACCCAAATGGTCTCACTGGGTTGAATGAGAGTTCTGAGGTggttgagaaaagagaagcCTTCTGGTCATCAGTGAAGCCAGCTCATTTTGGCGTGAAAATAGGCACAAAATCTTTGCTGGGCATTCTCCGAATCATCATGGTTGGAATTTGCATTGGTCTTTTAGGAAATACTGGTTTTGGAAGGTGGCTTCTTTTGAAATTTCCTTCGGTATTTAGCCTTGGTTGGTTCAAGAAGAATGGCCCTTCTGAAGAGGAGGTAGAAAAAGCTTCATTCAAGATGTGGTTTGTTGGACGTGGTTTTAGCAATGTGAGTCTTGCTTCTCAGGGAAACTCAAAACCTGACATGGAAATCGTAACGAGAGTAACGGGACCTGAAATTGGATACATAGCTACCCCAATAATTCTTATTCAGTGCGCTCTCATTCTTCTCAGCCAACGCAGAAACCTACCAAAAGGAGGAGTTTACCCTCCAGGGATTATATTCGGCCCAACTGATCTCCAGGAAAGACTTCAGCAAAATGGAATATCCTTTGATATGATCTCAAAAACCACTATTTCTTCTTGA
- the LOC130732353 gene encoding FBD-associated F-box protein At5g38590-like encodes MDKQISSSLPPLPDEIVCHILSFLPTKLAFATVVLSKWLTSLLHSSTSDLRFYYDGGDKVTFRRFLRFVDTVMLFPREQHHPIKNLVLYLNSTGSDEAFTFHEWVEVAKRHPIESLDIYTAGCATVSPSIFSSRTLVVLKLTSIGMVGNVLSVDLPSLKTLHLSQVMFQKRDDFKKLLYGAPILQDLYLAFVNSEIPYTTGSKILPKLVKLHLDTWADPLSALELAQRECDNINMYIPPPVFPNLFLVEKPVFPNLIHIEIYCQRFDGWNRVLQMLRQCPRLQHLVIRKANVKTGIYKKKLTYSECVPECVSSHLRTCFIGSLVNYEDDLRFVEYVMKNAKFLQALTVCPCRLRPNQQSYVLEDILSLQRVSPACKFSLLNCSLHECSCGFNNATECRRRHKPYCWQTKESFLYPRKFHSLN; translated from the exons ATGGACAAACAGATAAGCTCCTCCTTACCACCATTACCAGATGAAATCGTATGTCACATACTCTCTTTTCTTCCAACCAAACTCGCATTTGCCACGGTGGTTCTTTCCAAATGGTTGACCTCACTTCTCCACTCATCCACCTCTGATCTCCGCTTTTACTATGATGGCGGCGACAAAGTGACCTTCCGTCGCTTCCTCCGTTTCGTGGACACAGTAATGCTCTTCCCGCGCGAGCAGCACCACCCGATCAAAAACCTAGTCCTCTATCTTAATTCTACTGGGTCTGATGAAGCTTTCACTTTCCATGAATGGGTTGAAGTCGCCAAACGCCATCCTATTGAGAGCCTCGATATCTACACGGCTGGTTGCGCCACCGTGTCACCTAGCATTTTCTCCAGTCGAACCCTTGTTGTGTTAAAACTTACCAGCATTGGTATGGTTGGGAATGTTTTGTCAGTTGATCTTCCCTCGCTCAAAACCCTTCACTTATCACAAGTTATGTTCCAAAAGAGGGATGATTTCAAGAAGCTTCTGTATGGTGCTCCCATTCTTCAGGATTTGTATCTTGCATTTGTCAATTCAGAAATTCCCTACACTACGGGGAGTAAAATCTTACCCAAGTTGGTCAAATTACATTTGGATACATGGGCAGATCCTCTTAGTGCATTAGAATTAGCCCAG AGGGAGTGCGACAACATCAACATGTATATCCCCCCTCCCGTGTTTCCAAACTTATTTTTGGTTGAAAAGCCCGTGTTTCCAAACTTAATCCACATTGAAATTTATTGTCAACGCTTTGATGGCTGGAATCGCGTACTACAAATGCTTCGTCAGTGTCCCAGGCTTCAACATCTCGTCATAAGAAAG GCTAATGTCAAAACTGGTATttacaaaaagaaactgacaTATTCAGAATGTGTTCCGGAATGTGTTTCATCACACCTCAGAACATGTTTTATTGGGTCCCTTGTAAATTATGAAGATGATCTTCGTTTTGTTGAATATGTGATGAAGAATGCCAAGTTCTTACAAGCCCTGACTGTTTGTCCTTGCCGGTTACGTCCAAATCAACAATCCTATGTTTTGGAGGATATATTATCACTCCAAAGGGTTTCTCCGGCATGTAAATTTTCATTATTAAACTGCAGTCTCCATGAATGCAGCTGCGGGTTCAATAATGCTACTGAATGCAGGCGCAGGCACAAGCCCTACTGTTGGCAAACTAAGGAGAGTTTTCTTTACCCAAGAAAATTTCATTCTCTAAATTGA